One stretch of Gavia stellata isolate bGavSte3 chromosome 25, bGavSte3.hap2, whole genome shotgun sequence DNA includes these proteins:
- the ZSWIM7 gene encoding zinc finger SWIM domain-containing protein 7, with translation MESTLPAVAEELLKEIKKAFQETSHVPDDLLLGLKFIFGPSAVPALDLVDQRSVTRVMSPSGRTAYQVLGSSGKLYTCYSSCHFCTCPAFDFTVLQKSESLLCKHILAVYLSQAMGACQELSVSEEQLTSILLAEEEDEG, from the exons ATGGAGAGTACCTTGCCCGCAGTAGCAGAAGAGCTTTTGAAAGAGATCAAAAAGGCTTTTCAGGAGACCTCACACG TCCCCGATGACCTGCTGCTGGG GCTGAAGTTCATATTTGGCCCATCTGCTGTCCCAGCTTTGGATTTGGTGGATCAGCGTTCTGTCACCCGAGTCATGTCCCCCAGCGGAAGAACTGCATACCAG GTCCTTGGGAGCTCAGGCAAACTCTACACCTGCTACAGTTCCTGCCACTTCTGCACGTGCCCTGCTTTTGATTTTACTGTATTGCAGAAAAGCGAGAGCCTTCTG TGCAAACATATACTTGCCGTCTACCTCAGTCAGGCCATGGGAGCCTGCCAGGAACTATCTGtctctgaggagcagctgacaAGCATCTTACtggctgaggaagaggatgaaggATGA
- the TTC19 gene encoding tetratricopeptide repeat protein 19, mitochondrial isoform X1: MLAAGLPRALCRLAARRCPAGLPPPRTAWRGGARGAEGGGPSFAQRRRWARPVGGTLALLGALSLFPRDAEEDGEDAIILLLKRAKLSVMKGELREAEHILHQALRLSQQSDNRKAIVYTYSMMANVAFMQGQLDNAEKLYKASMSYLLAGDTKEDDNAILEMSLKLASIYAAQKQHKLALAGYEFCVLTLEEKIAKQKDLPEDVLPAEEKANTRLLLGMSLDSYARYLLNINQLPVAQKMYEKALQISNDVQGETHPQTVVLMNDLATVLDAQGHYDEAYSYVKRAAELAKETQHPEEHMVLNNLAAILMHKEDFLQAKQVYKEALKQAQQKGDVASVQHIQEELAELAKRRKGFK; encoded by the exons ATGCTGGCGGCAGGGCTGCCGCGGGCCCTGTGCCGCCTGGccgcccggcgctgccccgcggggctcccgccgccccggacCGCCTggcgcggcggggcccgcggggcggagggcggcgggccGAGTTTCGCGCAGCGGCGGCGGTGGGCGCGGCCTGTCGGGGGTACCCTGGCCCTCCTGGGAG ccctctccctcttccccagggACGCCGAGGAGGACGGCGAGGACGCCATTATCCTCCTGCTGAAGAGAGCCAAG CTCAGCGTCATGAAGGGTGAGCTGCGGGAGGCCGAGCACATTCTGCACCAAGCCCTGCGGCTGTCGCAGCAGTCGGATAACAGGAAAGCCATCGTCTACACCTACAGCATG ATGGCAAACGTGGCCTTTATGCAGGGACAGCTGGACAAT GCAGAAAAGCTCTACAAAGCAAGTATGAGCTATTTGCTTGCAGGGGACACGAAAGAG GATGACAATGCAATCCTTGAGATGTCCCTCAAGCTGGCCAGTATCTATGCTGCTCAGAAACA GCACAAATTAGCCCTGGCTGGCTATGAGTTCTGCGTCCTGACCTTAGAGGAGAAGATTGCCAAACAAAAGGACTTGCCTGAGGATGTCTTACCAG ctgaagaaaaggcCAACACCCGTCTCTTGCTTGGGATGAGCTTAGACTCGTATGCTCGCTATCTCCTAAACATTAACCAGCTCCCAGTGGCCCAAAAAATGTATGAGAAGGCTCTGCAGATATCAAATGATGTTCAGGGAGAGACTCATCCACAG ACTGTGGTCCTGATGAATGACTTAGCAACTGTACTGGATGCCCAGGGGCACTATGATGAGGCATACTCCTATGTGAAGAGGGCAGCTGAGCTGGCGAAGGAGACTCAACACCCTGAGGAGCACATGGTGCTGAATAACCTGGCAGCAATTCTGATGCACAAAG AAGACtttctgcaagcaaagcaaGTGTACAAAGAAGCTCTCAAGCAGGCACAACAGAAGGGAGATGTTGCTTCTGTCCAGCATATCCAGGAAGAACTAGCTGAGCTGGCCAAGAGGAGAAAGGGCTTTAAATGA
- the TTC19 gene encoding tetratricopeptide repeat protein 19, mitochondrial isoform X3, protein MKGELREAEHILHQALRLSQQSDNRKAIVYTYSMMANVAFMQGQLDNAEKLYKASMSYLLAGDTKEDDNAILEMSLKLASIYAAQKQHKLALAGYEFCVLTLEEKIAKQKDLPEDVLPAEEKANTRLLLGMSLDSYARYLLNINQLPVAQKMYEKALQISNDVQGETHPQTVVLMNDLATVLDAQGHYDEAYSYVKRAAELAKETQHPEEHMVLNNLAAILMHKEDFLQAKQVYKEALKQAQQKGDVASVQHIQEELAELAKRRKGFK, encoded by the exons ATGAAGGGTGAGCTGCGGGAGGCCGAGCACATTCTGCACCAAGCCCTGCGGCTGTCGCAGCAGTCGGATAACAGGAAAGCCATCGTCTACACCTACAGCATG ATGGCAAACGTGGCCTTTATGCAGGGACAGCTGGACAAT GCAGAAAAGCTCTACAAAGCAAGTATGAGCTATTTGCTTGCAGGGGACACGAAAGAG GATGACAATGCAATCCTTGAGATGTCCCTCAAGCTGGCCAGTATCTATGCTGCTCAGAAACA GCACAAATTAGCCCTGGCTGGCTATGAGTTCTGCGTCCTGACCTTAGAGGAGAAGATTGCCAAACAAAAGGACTTGCCTGAGGATGTCTTACCAG ctgaagaaaaggcCAACACCCGTCTCTTGCTTGGGATGAGCTTAGACTCGTATGCTCGCTATCTCCTAAACATTAACCAGCTCCCAGTGGCCCAAAAAATGTATGAGAAGGCTCTGCAGATATCAAATGATGTTCAGGGAGAGACTCATCCACAG ACTGTGGTCCTGATGAATGACTTAGCAACTGTACTGGATGCCCAGGGGCACTATGATGAGGCATACTCCTATGTGAAGAGGGCAGCTGAGCTGGCGAAGGAGACTCAACACCCTGAGGAGCACATGGTGCTGAATAACCTGGCAGCAATTCTGATGCACAAAG AAGACtttctgcaagcaaagcaaGTGTACAAAGAAGCTCTCAAGCAGGCACAACAGAAGGGAGATGTTGCTTCTGTCCAGCATATCCAGGAAGAACTAGCTGAGCTGGCCAAGAGGAGAAAGGGCTTTAAATGA
- the TTC19 gene encoding tetratricopeptide repeat protein 19, mitochondrial isoform X2, with protein MKGELREAEHILHQALRLSQQSDNRKAIVYTYSMMANVAFMQGQLDNAEKLYKASMSYLLAGDTKEDDNAILEMSLKLASIYAAQKQHKLALAGYEFCVLTLEEKIAKQKDLPEDVLPAEEKANTRLLLGMSLDSYARYLLNINQLPVAQKMYEKALQISNDVQGETHPQTVVLMNDLATVLDAQGHYDEAYSYVKRAAELAKETQHPEEHMVLNNLAAILMHKDFLQAKQVYKEALKQAQQKGDVASVQHIQEELAELAKRRKGFK; from the exons ATGAAGGGTGAGCTGCGGGAGGCCGAGCACATTCTGCACCAAGCCCTGCGGCTGTCGCAGCAGTCGGATAACAGGAAAGCCATCGTCTACACCTACAGCATG ATGGCAAACGTGGCCTTTATGCAGGGACAGCTGGACAAT GCAGAAAAGCTCTACAAAGCAAGTATGAGCTATTTGCTTGCAGGGGACACGAAAGAG GATGACAATGCAATCCTTGAGATGTCCCTCAAGCTGGCCAGTATCTATGCTGCTCAGAAACA GCACAAATTAGCCCTGGCTGGCTATGAGTTCTGCGTCCTGACCTTAGAGGAGAAGATTGCCAAACAAAAGGACTTGCCTGAGGATGTCTTACCAG ctgaagaaaaggcCAACACCCGTCTCTTGCTTGGGATGAGCTTAGACTCGTATGCTCGCTATCTCCTAAACATTAACCAGCTCCCAGTGGCCCAAAAAATGTATGAGAAGGCTCTGCAGATATCAAATGATGTTCAGGGAGAGACTCATCCACAG ACTGTGGTCCTGATGAATGACTTAGCAACTGTACTGGATGCCCAGGGGCACTATGATGAGGCATACTCCTATGTGAAGAGGGCAGCTGAGCTGGCGAAGGAGACTCAACACCCTGAGGAGCACATGGTGCTGAATAACCTGGCAGCAATTCTGATGCACAAAG ACtttctgcaagcaaagcaaGTGTACAAAGAAGCTCTCAAGCAGGCACAACAGAAGGGAGATGTTGCTTCTGTCCAGCATATCCAGGAAGAACTAGCTGAGCTGGCCAAGAGGAGAAAGGGCTTTAAATGA